Genomic DNA from Turicibacter faecis:
GACATGTTCAATACTCCTCCTAGCGATCTAAACCTTTAACTCCTTGTACAAACACATTAACTTCTTTAACGTGTTCACCGAAAGTTTTTTCGATCACATATTCTACCTTCTTCTGAATTTCAAAACATACTTCTGATACTTTAATTCCGATTCCAACAATAACATATAAATCTACAATTAATTTATTATTTTCATCTGCGCGAAGTGTAACACCTTTACTATAGTTTTCCTTTCCTAAAACAACGGCTAATCCATCTTTAACTAAATTTTTTGAAGCCATCCCCACAACACCATAACATTCCGTTGTTGCATTCCCAATGACTGTTGAAAGAGCCTCTCTTGAAATATCAATTCGACCATATTCATTTTTAATTTGGACTGTCATCTGCGACAAACCTCCCTCAGCGCTTTATTCTTAACTTCAATTTTACTATATATTATACACATTGACAAATATAAAATGCCCCTAAAGCCAGGTAAAACCACTTTAACATGACTATTATCCGCAATTATTTCAAAAAAACTTGCTAATCAACAAAAAGTATGATAAATTTATAGGAGTCTCAGATATGAATGTGAAGTAAGGAGGTTTTTACTAATGGCTCGTGTTTGTACAGTAACTGGACGTCGTACTAAAACTGGTAATGCTCGTTCACACGCTATGAACGCTTCAAAACGTACTTGGAAGTCTAACGTTCAAAAAGTTAAAATCTTAGTTAACGGTAAACCTAAAAAAGTATACGTTTCTGCTCGCGCATTAAAATCAGGAAAAGTAGAACGCGTTTATTAATAACATAAAAAAGGTTATCTCTTATGAGATAGCCTTTTTTATGTTATTAACCATCTTATTCTATCCAAATTCTTGTTTTTTCCGTTTGGGTTAAAATATTCACAAAATCGCCCAGCGCTTTTTTTTCGATAAATAGAAGTAATTGATCATAGTCAATATCAGCATATTTTAAAAGCTCCTGTTTAACCACCTCAATTTTTAAAACCGAACTCGCTAATGAAACAGGAATTCGAAAGGTCATCAAACTTTCTGTTTCCTCGAATTGATTGATATTAATATTTAAATATCGATACGTTTGTCCATTTATGCTCTCATAACTTTGTTCAATTGTTTTAATCAATTGTTGGGCCTGCTCGGCCGTAATGATCCGACGCTCGACCATTTTTAAAATTTTAATTAATTCCTCACTCTTCATAAGGCCCCCCTTATTGTGTGATGATACGGACTTGGATTTCTTCCGATTGTAACCGAAAAACTTCAATTGGCGGATAGTCTGCCATTAACTCAACAATTTCTTTTAAGTGTCTTAGAATTTGTGACTTCTCCTCCTTTGTTAACGGATTTGTTGATTCCCCTTGTTCAAAAGTAATAAAAGGGGCACATAGTTTTAAAAAAGGGGTAACAAATTTCAAAGAAACAGCGGGTAATAAAATTTTTTTCCCTCGATGAGTCACTAACAATTTAATTTTACAGGCGCTTTGCTTCTTTAATTTAGTGCCTCGTTCTATCTCCTTAATTGCTTGTGGAACATTTAATTGGCCGGATTCTATCTTTTCTAGTACCGCTAAATAGTTCAAGGCTCATCCCCCTCTCTCCCCTTCATCTCCCTATATTGTATTCAAAAAAACATTTAAAAATTATGTAAAAATAAAAACTACCCGTCAAACGGGTAGTTTTCTCCAGGGCTATAAGCCCTGATTACCGGCTAGCGTCTCAAGGCGCTAGCTTTCACTTTGTTCAAGCTACTTGCCATTGCCACCTTTGCTCACCCCTAAAGGAGTGTTCGTTCTACTGGCTACCCCTTAAAGGGGTCTTCATATTCTTTTACACTTAATTTATCCATCGCAATATCATGCTTTTCCTGATCCTGAATATATTTCCTTATCGTTGCCTCATTTAGGCCAACCGTACTGACATAATATCCTTCTGCCCAAAAATGCCGATTTCCAAATTTGTATTTCAAATTTGCATGTTTATCAAACATCATCAATGCACTCTTTCCTTTCAAATATCCCATAAAACTAGATACACTCATTTTAGGTGGAATACTTACTAACATATGTACATGATCTGGCATTAAATGCCCTTCAATAATTTCAACTCCTTTATAGGCACAAAGTTGTTTTAAAATATCTCTTATACTTGTTTTATATTGATTATATATTATTTTTCGTCTATACTTAGGAGTAAACACAATATGGTATTTGCACATCCATTTTGTGTGCGATAAACTATTTGTTTGATTCGCCATAAAAATCACCTTCTCTTCTAAAATAGTAGCTTGAACAACTCTATTATAGGAAAAAAGGTGATTTTTTAATGGAGTTATAAACTTTTATTCGCCACCCGCATAGCGGGTGGTTTTATGTTTCACACGCTTTGCGTGTTCAACAGACTAAAGTCTCTAATAAAAACTACCCGTCAAACGGGTAGTTTTCTCCAGGGCTATAAGCCCTGATTACCGGCTAGCGTCTCAAGGCGCTAGCTTTCACTTTGTTCAAGCTACTTGCCATTGCCACCTTTGCTCACCCCTAAAGGAGTGTTCGTTCTACTGGCTACCCCTTAAAGGGGTCTTCATATTCTTTTACACTTAATTTATCCATCGCAATATCATGCTTTTCCTGATCCTGAATATATTTCCTTATCGTTGCCTCATTTAGGCCAACCGTACTGACATAATATCCTTCTGCCCAAAAATGCCGATTTCCAAATTTGTATTTCAAATTTGCATGTTTATCAAACATCATCAATGCACTCTTTCCTTTCAAATATCCCATAAAACTAGATACACTCATTTTAGGTGGAATACTTACTAACATATGTACATGATCTGGCATTAAATGCCCTTCAATAATTTCAACTCCTTTATAGGCACAAAGTTGTTTTAAAATATCTCTTATACTTGTTTTATATTGATTATATATTATTTTTCGTCTATACTTAGGAGTAAACACAATATGGTATTTGCACATCCATTTTGTGTGCGATAAACTATTTGTTTGATTCGCCATAAAAATCACCTTCTCTTCTAAAATAGTAGCTTGAACAACTCTATTATAGGAAAAAAGGTGATTTTTTAATGGAGTTATAAACTTTTATTCGCCACCCGCATAGCGGGTGGTTTTATGTTTCACACGCTTTGCGTGTTCAACAGACTAAAGTCTCTAATAAAAAAATAGTTGTCGATTAATTCGACAACTATTTTTAGTGTTTCTTGAACACATTCATAATACTTTGAATAATAACACTGATCCATTTTGGTAGTTTGATTGTATAGAATCTCATCTTTATCCGCTCCCCTAATCAAAGATGTTAATTACTGTACACTATATGAGGGGAAAAATAGAGATATGACTAAAAGTTAATCACAACTCGAAATCATTAATAAATAACCCGATTCAAATTTTACTTGATAGTCTGCTCCAAGTGTTTCATTACTAATACATCGAATATCATCCTGCGCTAATGTATAGTTTACGAGTGGGTATTTAACGTTTTTTAACGTAAGATGAGTCACTGTTGATTCTAATGCAAAAAAGGAAAGGTATTTAAAAGCAGTTGCCTCTAAGTGATGCTCTCCCTTAGAAAGAACCGTCAACCTATTTTTCTCACCAACAAGTTGAACGTAAAGCCCCTTCTTGACAAACTGAAGTAATAATCGAATATTGGCTAATGTATGATCAATGCGTCCTCCTAGCGCTCCATAAAGAGTCACTTCCGACGCTCCTCGCTGCAAAGCTAGATTTAATGCAGCCTCAGTGTCTGTTTCATCCTTTTCGCAAGGAAGATGAATAAGCTCCCTTGTAGCTTGAGAAACTGCATCATATTCTTCGGGTGTCACGGAATCAAAATCTCCGATTGCTAAATCCGGTGAAATTCCCCGTTCAAGCAGATGAAAGGCTCCACGATCCACCCCTATAATAAACTGATCTGCTAATGCCTTTTCATCTAAATATAATTCATGAGAACCACAGATAACGGCGACTTTCATGGGCCATTAACCTTTGATCTGTTCGATGGCAACGCGTCGATTTGGGGCATTAAATACCGCTGAACCCGCGACAACAACATCGGCCCCAGCTTCCTCACATAAGCGAGCTGTCTGTTCATTTACCCCACCATCAACTTCAATTAAGAAAGATAACTCTAACTTTTTGCGCCATTCATTTAAAATCGCAATTTTATTTAATGCCTCAGGAATAAATGTTTGCCCTCCAAAGCCTGGATTAACAGACATAATTAACACCCAATCTACCTCATGTAAGACGTGTTTAATCATCTCAAGTGGCGTGTGAGGGTTTAAGACGACACCGCATGCCATTCCATTTTGTTTGATTAATTGTAAAGTACGATGTAAATGGCGACATGCCTCCACATGTACCGTAATAATATCCGCCCCAGCTTCTTTGAAATCTTGAATAAATAAATCAGGATTTTCAATCATTAAATGAACATCAAAAGGTAATGACGTATGAGGACGTAAGCATTTAATTAGACCCGGTCCTAATGTAATATTCGGTACAAAGTGACCATCCATTACGTCAATATGAATATAATCAGCTCCAAGCTGTTCCACACATTGGACTTCCTCCGCTAATTTTGAAAAATCAGCAGCTAAAATTGAAGGTGCAAGTTTTAACATCGGTTCGACTCCTTTATTCCTTAATACTTCGGTTTACGGCTTTTAATTTCTGTCAAGAATTGTAGATAATTTTCGTATCTTGTTGGCAATATCTCTCCTACCTCAACCGCTTCCTTTACCGCACAACGCGGCTCATTGACGTGTAAGCATCCTCTGAACTTACAATCTTGTGATCGTTGGTAAAATTCAACAAAACACTCTGATAAATCATTAGGTTCTAATTGGTCTAAGTCTAACGAACTAAATCCCGGCGTATCTGCAATTAATCCATCACTTAATTTATGAAGTTCGACATGCCTTGTCGTATGTTTTCCACGTCCTAACGCTTTCGAAATTTCATTCACCTGAATATTTAGTGTTTGATCCATTGAATTTAATAACGATGACTTCCCAACTCCTGATTGACCACAGATGACGACAATCTGATTGCGAATCAGATCCTTAATCCCATCTAACCCAAACTGTTGTTTCGAGGAAGTTTCAATGACTTGATAACCAATTTCTCGATAATACTGAATGATTGGCGCAATTAAAGATTGCTCCTCAGACGTTAACAAGTCCATTTTGGTCAAAACGATAATAGGTTCGATTTGATTCGCTTCAATAACAGCTAAAAAGCGATCCAAGAGTTTAGGACTAAAGTCAGGTTCTTTTACCGAAAAAACGACTAATGCCAAATCAACATTTGCAATGGGTGGACGAACCAACTCATTTTTACGGTTTAAAATCTCCATGACATACCCATTCCCATCGGGCTCTACAGTAAAGTGAACAGAATCACCAACAAGCGGAGTAATTTTCTTTTTTCGAAATAATCCACGACTTCGACATTGAATCAGTTCTTTCGTCTGTAAATCTTCAACGTAATAAAACCCGCTTAATGCCTTTAAAATAATTCCTTTTTTCAAACTATCACCTTCTAAATGATGAAACGATTTCATCATTTTTCTTTGTTGTCTATTCTTTCTTATTTGTTTTCTTCTTTTCCTTTTCAGGCTCTTTTGCCACATAAAGGGTTACATTCGATTTAACCTTCACACGTGTTCCTACGGCTGGTGAAGTTTTAAAAATATCCCCGTCTTCATATTCCTCGTCTTCAATATAAATCACTTTTCCATATTTCAGATTCAGTTTTTTCAATTCTTGTTCTGCTTCTTTTAACGTCTTTTGGGTAACATCTGGGATATAAACCTCTGCAACTTTACTATGCGCTGGATGGTAAATAATAATAAAGTAAAGTAACATTGCACCGGCTAAGAAAATAGAAAATGAAACTAAAATGGCTGAATTTAAGAAACCAAACTTCTTTCCGGTATTGGTTTTTCGTCGCCTTTTAGTTTTTTCTGTTGGCTGCTTCGCCATTTTTTCCGATACCTCCTTTTTAAGGTCCGTCATCACCATCGTTTTTTCAAGATCTTCCTCTTGTAAATCAGTGAGTAGAGGTTCATCAACACGATCCATTTGCAGTGCTGAACGTAAACTGACAAGCAATTCATCTACACTACGATAACGTTCACTCGGTTGTTTTGATGTACAACGGCTAATAATATTATCTAGACTATTTGGCAATTGATCGTTCACTAATTTAATAGATGGCATCTCTGCTTCTAAATGCTGTAACGCGATATTAACGGCTCCCTCTCCTTTAAAAGGAACATCGCCCGTCAGTAACTCATATAAAATGATCCCTAACGCATAAATATCTGAGCGCTCTGTAGCTAAATTACCACGGGCTAATTCTGGTGCTAAATAATGCACTGATCCCATAATGGTATTCGTTTGAGTAATATCGGCCTCGTTACTTGAGAGTGCAATTCCAAAGTCAGTAATTTTTACAACCTGATCCTCTGTAATCATAATATTTTGTGATTTTAAATCACGATGAATAATCTTATTTTGGTGAGCGTATAGGACCCCTTCCGCCAACTGGGTCATGACATGAATCGCAGTTTGTGGATCCAGTGCCCCATGCTCACGCAAATAGTCTTTTAATGTTTTACCATTAACATACTCCATGACAATAAACGGTTGTTGTTTATAATCACCCACGGTATAAACATGAACAATATTCGGATGATCTAAATTAATCACCTGAGCCGATTCGCGTTTAAACCGTTTAATAAACCCCTCATCTTTTGACAATTCATAACGCAACATTTTAATTGCTACGTGTCTTTTTAACGTACGATCGTACGCTAAATAAACATTAGCCATCCCCCCATCGCCAATTAACATTTTAATGTCATAGCGTGAATTAATCGTTGTTCCGATTATCATAAAGCTTCACTCCCTTCAAGACGTTCACATAAGGCAATCGATATATTATCTTTTCCGCCCTTTAAATTCGCCATTTCAATCATTAAATTAACTTTTTCTTCTGTTGATTTATCTTGACTTAAAATCCCAAAAATCTCATCATCATCCACCATTGAGGTCAAGCCATCTGTACAAAGTAAAATGGCGTCTAAATTATAATGTTCAAGAACAAGATAATCAAACT
This window encodes:
- a CDS encoding Asp23/Gls24 family envelope stress response protein — encoded protein: MTVQIKNEYGRIDISREALSTVIGNATTECYGVVGMASKNLVKDGLAVVLGKENYSKGVTLRADENNKLIVDLYVIVGIGIKVSEVCFEIQKKVEYVIEKTFGEHVKEVNVFVQGVKGLDR
- the rpmB gene encoding 50S ribosomal protein L28, whose product is MARVCTVTGRRTKTGNARSHAMNASKRTWKSNVQKVKILVNGKPKKVYVSARALKSGKVERVY
- the tnpA gene encoding IS200/IS605 family transposase, giving the protein MANQTNSLSHTKWMCKYHIVFTPKYRRKIIYNQYKTSIRDILKQLCAYKGVEIIEGHLMPDHVHMLVSIPPKMSVSSFMGYLKGKSALMMFDKHANLKYKFGNRHFWAEGYYVSTVGLNEATIRKYIQDQEKHDIAMDKLSVKEYEDPFKG
- the spoVM gene encoding stage V sporulation protein SpoVM — its product is MRFYTIKLPKWISVIIQSIMNVFKKH
- a CDS encoding thiamine diphosphokinase, which encodes MKVAVICGSHELYLDEKALADQFIIGVDRGAFHLLERGISPDLAIGDFDSVTPEEYDAVSQATRELIHLPCEKDETDTEAALNLALQRGASEVTLYGALGGRIDHTLANIRLLLQFVKKGLYVQLVGEKNRLTVLSKGEHHLEATAFKYLSFFALESTVTHLTLKNVKYPLVNYTLAQDDIRCISNETLGADYQVKFESGYLLMISSCD
- the rpe gene encoding ribulose-phosphate 3-epimerase, which translates into the protein MLKLAPSILAADFSKLAEEVQCVEQLGADYIHIDVMDGHFVPNITLGPGLIKCLRPHTSLPFDVHLMIENPDLFIQDFKEAGADIITVHVEACRHLHRTLQLIKQNGMACGVVLNPHTPLEMIKHVLHEVDWVLIMSVNPGFGGQTFIPEALNKIAILNEWRKKLELSFLIEVDGGVNEQTARLCEEAGADVVVAGSAVFNAPNRRVAIEQIKG
- the rsgA gene encoding ribosome small subunit-dependent GTPase A, with product MKKGIILKALSGFYYVEDLQTKELIQCRSRGLFRKKKITPLVGDSVHFTVEPDGNGYVMEILNRKNELVRPPIANVDLALVVFSVKEPDFSPKLLDRFLAVIEANQIEPIIVLTKMDLLTSEEQSLIAPIIQYYREIGYQVIETSSKQQFGLDGIKDLIRNQIVVICGQSGVGKSSLLNSMDQTLNIQVNEISKALGRGKHTTRHVELHKLSDGLIADTPGFSSLDLDQLEPNDLSECFVEFYQRSQDCKFRGCLHVNEPRCAVKEAVEVGEILPTRYENYLQFLTEIKSRKPKY
- the pknB gene encoding Stk1 family PASTA domain-containing Ser/Thr kinase, whose protein sequence is MIIGTTINSRYDIKMLIGDGGMANVYLAYDRTLKRHVAIKMLRYELSKDEGFIKRFKRESAQVINLDHPNIVHVYTVGDYKQQPFIVMEYVNGKTLKDYLREHGALDPQTAIHVMTQLAEGVLYAHQNKIIHRDLKSQNIMITEDQVVKITDFGIALSSNEADITQTNTIMGSVHYLAPELARGNLATERSDIYALGIILYELLTGDVPFKGEGAVNIALQHLEAEMPSIKLVNDQLPNSLDNIISRCTSKQPSERYRSVDELLVSLRSALQMDRVDEPLLTDLQEEDLEKTMVMTDLKKEVSEKMAKQPTEKTKRRRKTNTGKKFGFLNSAILVSFSIFLAGAMLLYFIIIYHPAHSKVAEVYIPDVTQKTLKEAEQELKKLNLKYGKVIYIEDEEYEDGDIFKTSPAVGTRVKVKSNVTLYVAKEPEKEKKKTNKKE